A single region of the Streptomyces sp. NBC_01262 genome encodes:
- the trpM gene encoding tryptophan biosynthesis modulator TrpM — MPLSTALGSPDAYARLRRGCRPRGCRAPARRVLGRRVRYVIGCEPGQVNGRRWRVGPATAVTAR, encoded by the coding sequence ATGCCCCTGTCCACCGCCCTCGGCTCCCCGGACGCCTACGCGCGTCTGCGCCGTGGCTGCCGCCCGCGTGGCTGCCGCGCGCCGGCGAGGCGTGTGCTGGGACGCAGGGTGCGGTATGTGATCGGGTGCGAGCCGGGCCAGGTGAACGGTCGCCGATGGCGCGTCGGCCCTGCGACGGCCGTCACCGCACGCTGA
- the trpC gene encoding indole-3-glycerol phosphate synthase TrpC, whose product MSVLDEIIDGVREDLAERQARVSLDELKEAAAKAPEAKDGVAALRGDSVKVICEVKRSSPSKGALAAIADPAGLAADYEAGGAAVISVLTEQRRFGGSLADLDAVRAKVDIPVLRKDFIVTAYQLWEARAHGADLALLIVSALEQDALVSLIERAQSIGLTPLVEVHDEEEVVRAVDAGARIIGVNARNLKTLEVDRGTFARVAPEIPDHIVKIAESGVRGPHDLIAYANDGADAVLVGESLVTGRDPKASVADLVAAGAHPALRHGRG is encoded by the coding sequence GTGAGTGTGCTCGACGAGATCATCGACGGAGTCCGCGAAGACCTCGCCGAGCGGCAGGCACGAGTCTCCCTCGACGAGCTCAAGGAGGCGGCGGCCAAGGCCCCCGAGGCCAAGGACGGGGTCGCCGCGCTGCGCGGCGACAGCGTCAAGGTCATCTGCGAGGTCAAGCGCTCCAGCCCCTCCAAGGGCGCGCTGGCGGCCATCGCCGACCCGGCCGGGCTCGCCGCCGACTACGAGGCGGGCGGCGCCGCCGTCATCAGCGTCCTCACCGAGCAGCGCCGCTTCGGCGGCTCGCTGGCCGACCTGGACGCGGTCCGGGCCAAGGTGGACATCCCGGTGCTGCGCAAGGACTTCATCGTCACCGCGTACCAGCTGTGGGAGGCCCGCGCGCACGGCGCCGACCTGGCGCTGCTGATCGTCTCCGCGCTGGAGCAGGACGCGCTGGTCTCGCTCATCGAGCGCGCCCAGTCCATCGGCCTCACGCCGCTGGTCGAGGTCCACGACGAGGAAGAGGTCGTCCGCGCGGTGGATGCCGGGGCACGCATCATCGGCGTCAACGCGCGTAACCTCAAGACCCTCGAGGTCGACCGCGGCACCTTCGCCCGGGTCGCCCCCGAGATCCCCGACCACATCGTCAAGATCGCCGAGTCCGGTGTGCGCGGCCCCCACGACCTCATCGCCTACGCGAACGACGGCGCCGACGCCGTCCTCGTCGGCGAGTCCCTGGTCACCGGCCGTGACCCCAAGGCCTCCGTCGCCGACCTCGTCGCCGCCGGCGCCCACCCGGCGCTGCGGCACGGCCGCGGCTAG
- a CDS encoding DUF2752 domain-containing protein, with the protein MTAAATRAAPLAAPLAVLGGVAAAFAYVATVDPNAPGHYPVCPLLHYTGIYCPGCGGLRSAYAVAHGDLGAALGSNALAVAGYAAFAFLWVVWFSRTVRGRPFTVGLKPAYVWGVAAVVIAFTIVRNLPFGAALAP; encoded by the coding sequence ATGACAGCCGCCGCCACGCGCGCGGCACCGCTCGCCGCGCCGCTGGCCGTCCTCGGCGGGGTGGCTGCCGCCTTCGCCTATGTCGCCACCGTGGACCCGAACGCCCCCGGGCACTACCCGGTGTGCCCGCTGCTGCACTACACCGGGATCTACTGCCCCGGCTGCGGAGGCCTGCGCAGCGCGTACGCCGTCGCGCACGGCGACCTCGGCGCGGCGCTGGGGTCCAACGCGCTGGCCGTCGCCGGGTACGCCGCCTTCGCCTTCCTCTGGGTCGTCTGGTTCTCCCGTACGGTCCGGGGGCGGCCCTTCACGGTGGGCCTGAAACCCGCCTATGTGTGGGGTGTCGCGGCGGTTGTGATCGCTTTCACGATTGTCCGGAACCTGCCGTTCGGGGCGGCCCTGGCACCGTAG
- the lgt gene encoding prolipoprotein diacylglyceryl transferase translates to MNLAFIPSPSHGVLYLGPIPLRGYAFCIIIGVFVAVWLGGKRWVARGGQKTTVADIAVWAVPFGLVGGRLYHVITSYELYFGDGKDWVNAFKIWEGGLGIWGAIALGAVGAWIGCRRRGIPLPAWADALAPGIALAQAIGRWGNWFNQELYGRPTDLPWALKIDPAHRPVDSPDLATYHPTFLYESLWCVGVALLVIWVDRRFKLGHGRAFAVYVAAYTVGRFWIESMRVDDAHHILGMRLNDWTSIIVFVGAVVYFVISAKRRPGREEVVEPLAAAAGPDAESDEPEKAEPAVEADAEPEAEPEAEVEVEVEEASEEAPAKKS, encoded by the coding sequence ATGAACCTTGCATTCATCCCCAGTCCGTCGCACGGAGTCCTCTACCTGGGCCCGATTCCGTTGCGCGGCTACGCGTTCTGCATCATCATCGGCGTCTTCGTGGCCGTATGGCTCGGCGGCAAGCGCTGGGTCGCCCGCGGCGGCCAGAAGACCACGGTCGCCGACATCGCCGTCTGGGCGGTGCCGTTCGGCCTGGTCGGCGGACGCCTCTATCACGTCATCACCAGTTACGAGCTCTACTTCGGCGACGGCAAGGACTGGGTCAACGCCTTCAAGATCTGGGAAGGCGGCCTCGGCATCTGGGGCGCGATCGCCCTCGGCGCCGTCGGCGCCTGGATCGGCTGCCGCCGCCGCGGCATCCCCCTCCCCGCCTGGGCCGACGCCCTCGCCCCCGGCATCGCCCTCGCCCAGGCCATCGGCCGCTGGGGCAACTGGTTCAACCAGGAGCTCTACGGCCGCCCGACGGACCTTCCGTGGGCCCTCAAGATCGACCCGGCCCACCGGCCGGTCGACTCGCCGGACCTCGCCACCTACCACCCGACCTTCCTGTACGAGTCCCTGTGGTGCGTCGGTGTCGCCCTGCTCGTCATCTGGGTCGACCGGCGCTTCAAGCTCGGGCACGGGCGCGCTTTCGCGGTCTACGTGGCCGCGTACACGGTCGGCCGGTTCTGGATCGAGTCGATGCGGGTCGACGACGCGCATCACATCCTGGGCATGCGGCTGAACGACTGGACGTCGATCATCGTCTTCGTCGGGGCCGTGGTCTACTTCGTGATCTCCGCGAAGCGGCGGCCCGGGCGGGAAGAGGTCGTCGAACCGCTCGCGGCTGCGGCCGGGCCCGACGCCGAGTCCGATGAGCCGGAGAAGGCCGAGCCCGCGGTTGAGGCCGACGCCGAGCCTGAGGCTGAGCCTGAAGCCGAGGTCGAGGTCGAGGTCGAGGAAGCCTCTGAGGAAGCGCCTGCCAAGAAGTCCTGA
- a CDS encoding HGxxPAAW family protein: protein MAGNSHGHTPAAWTGVTIAFIGFCIAGAFVVLAEPMGMFAGLIVAGLGGIVGMAMRAAGLGKDTKASVQSS from the coding sequence ATGGCGGGCAACAGCCACGGACACACCCCTGCCGCCTGGACCGGCGTGACCATCGCCTTCATCGGCTTCTGCATCGCGGGTGCTTTCGTCGTCCTGGCGGAGCCGATGGGCATGTTCGCCGGCCTCATCGTGGCCGGCCTGGGCGGCATCGTGGGCATGGCCATGCGCGCGGCGGGCCTCGGCAAGGACACCAAGGCGTCCGTGCAGAGCAGCTGA
- a CDS encoding TIGR02234 family membrane protein: MAIGDSGGVTAVTQPRTDEAPVPPAARSGGGGARRSITAALLLGLAGATIVLLAKGRIWMNGTVDIGAGGIRSVSATGQQVGGLPGSLALVAMAAFIAVFAVRGASRVALAGLLVLCGAGTVVAALSSLDDPSAMNAAAATATALVHATVSEHTTTAWPLLSAGGGALVLAAGIIALVRGRAWPAMSSRYDREGAEPAMRRQRKPVVDPDRPEDLWKALDRGEDPTEAG; the protein is encoded by the coding sequence ATGGCGATAGGCGATAGTGGTGGAGTGACTGCCGTGACCCAGCCCCGTACCGACGAAGCCCCCGTACCGCCCGCTGCCCGGAGCGGTGGCGGCGGCGCGCGCAGGAGCATCACCGCCGCGCTGCTGCTCGGCCTGGCGGGCGCCACGATCGTGCTGCTCGCCAAAGGCCGGATCTGGATGAACGGCACCGTCGACATCGGAGCCGGCGGGATCCGCTCGGTGAGCGCCACCGGTCAGCAGGTGGGCGGGCTGCCGGGGTCGCTGGCACTGGTGGCGATGGCGGCGTTCATCGCGGTGTTCGCGGTGCGCGGCGCGAGCCGGGTGGCCCTGGCGGGGCTGCTGGTGCTGTGCGGCGCGGGCACGGTCGTCGCGGCGCTGTCCTCGCTCGACGACCCCTCGGCGATGAACGCGGCGGCCGCCACGGCCACCGCCCTGGTGCACGCCACCGTCAGCGAGCACACCACCACCGCCTGGCCGCTGCTCTCCGCCGGGGGCGGGGCCCTGGTGCTCGCGGCCGGGATCATCGCCCTCGTACGCGGCCGGGCCTGGCCGGCCATGTCCAGCCGGTACGACCGCGAAGGGGCCGAACCCGCCATGCGCAGGCAGCGCAAGCCGGTCGTGGATCCCGACCGGCCGGAGGACCTGTGGAAGGCGCTGGACCGGGGCGAGGACCCCACCGAAGCCGGCTGA
- a CDS encoding VIT1/CCC1 transporter family protein: MAIETAGADGATGTAERSVTHVSHHEHRDVSGGWLRPAVFGAMDGLVSNLALITGVAGGAVSPRMIVITGFAGLAAGAFSMAAGEYTSVASQRELVEAELALERLELSRNPEDELRELASLYVSRGVEPELAREVARQMSVDPEQALEIHAREELGVDPTDLPSPLVAAVSSFVSFGFGAVLPVLPYLLGSTVLWPALIVAFVGLFACGAAVSKVTARSWWFSGLRQLLLGGAAAGVTFVLGALFGTALG; encoded by the coding sequence ATGGCGATCGAGACAGCCGGGGCCGACGGCGCCACCGGGACCGCCGAGCGCAGCGTGACGCATGTGAGCCATCACGAGCACCGGGATGTGAGCGGGGGCTGGCTGCGACCGGCGGTGTTCGGGGCGATGGACGGGCTGGTTTCCAACCTCGCGCTGATCACGGGGGTGGCCGGAGGGGCCGTCTCGCCGCGCATGATCGTGATCACCGGCTTCGCCGGTCTCGCCGCGGGGGCGTTCTCGATGGCGGCGGGGGAGTACACCTCGGTCGCGTCGCAGCGGGAGCTTGTGGAGGCGGAGCTGGCGCTGGAGCGGCTGGAACTGAGCCGTAATCCGGAGGACGAGCTGCGGGAGCTCGCGTCGCTGTATGTGTCGCGCGGGGTGGAGCCGGAGCTGGCGCGGGAGGTGGCGCGGCAGATGTCGGTGGATCCGGAGCAGGCACTGGAGATACACGCCCGCGAGGAGCTGGGAGTGGATCCGACGGATCTGCCGTCGCCGCTGGTGGCGGCGGTGAGCTCGTTCGTGTCGTTCGGGTTCGGGGCGGTGCTGCCGGTGCTGCCGTATCTGCTGGGGTCGACGGTGCTGTGGCCCGCGCTGATCGTGGCGTTCGTCGGGCTCTTCGCGTGCGGGGCGGCGGTGTCGAAGGTCACGGCGCGCAGCTGGTGGTTCAGCGGACTGCGGCAGCTCCTCTTGGGCGGAGCGGCCGCGGGGGTTACCTTCGTTCTGGGCGCTTTGTTCGGCACTGCCCTCGGGTGA
- a CDS encoding DsbA family protein, protein MSEKNREGKRTARERLQEQREKEKAREKRKRALIVGGSIVAVLAIAAVIGVVAANSGGSGGTSAAASPAGATGTDKLVIPSGATDAPSTLTVYEDFRCPACGQFEKNYRDTIHSLQDSGQLKVEYHLVRIIDGNLGGTGSLNAGNAAACAQDQNKFREFHDVLYENQPSETDDKFAKKSYLLELAGKVPGLKTAAFTSCVNDGTYDAWIKASNTAFGKSGFNSTPTVLLNGKNIYADTNNPLTPDKLKQLVATANKGKPAGTATPSVSAPSPSSSASASG, encoded by the coding sequence GTGAGCGAGAAGAACCGTGAAGGCAAGCGCACCGCCCGCGAGCGGCTGCAGGAACAGCGTGAGAAGGAAAAGGCGCGTGAGAAGCGCAAGCGGGCCCTGATCGTCGGCGGCAGCATCGTCGCCGTACTGGCGATCGCCGCCGTGATCGGCGTCGTGGCCGCCAACAGCGGGGGCTCGGGGGGCACCAGCGCGGCCGCCTCCCCGGCGGGCGCGACCGGGACCGACAAGCTCGTGATCCCCAGCGGCGCGACCGACGCGCCGTCCACCCTGACCGTCTACGAGGACTTCCGCTGCCCGGCGTGCGGCCAGTTCGAGAAGAACTACCGCGACACGATCCACAGCCTCCAGGACAGCGGCCAGCTCAAGGTCGAGTACCACCTCGTCCGGATCATCGACGGCAACCTCGGCGGCACCGGCTCGCTCAACGCGGGCAACGCGGCGGCATGCGCGCAGGACCAGAACAAGTTCCGGGAGTTCCATGACGTCCTCTACGAGAACCAGCCCTCCGAGACGGACGACAAGTTCGCCAAGAAGTCCTACCTCCTGGAGCTGGCCGGAAAGGTGCCCGGGCTGAAGACCGCCGCCTTCACCTCCTGCGTGAACGACGGGACGTACGACGCCTGGATCAAGGCCTCCAACACAGCCTTCGGCAAGTCCGGTTTCAACTCCACCCCGACCGTCCTGCTGAACGGCAAGAACATCTACGCCGACACCAACAACCCGCTGACCCCGGACAAGCTCAAGCAGCTGGTGGCGACGGCGAACAAGGGCAAGCCCGCGGGGACGGCGACGCCCAGCGTTTCCGCACCCTCGCCGAGCTCGTCGGCTTCCGCATCCGGCTGA
- the trpA gene encoding tryptophan synthase subunit alpha: MSGNVEKLDKALADAKAENRAALIAYLPAGFPTVDGGIAAVKAALEGGADIIEVGLPHSDPVLDGPVIQTADDIALRGGVRIADVLRTVREAHDATGAPILVMTYWNPVDRYGTERFAAELAEAGGAGCILPDLPVEESEVWRKAAEQHGLATVFVVAPSSKDERLGKITAAGSGFVYAASLMGVTGTRVSVGNQASDLVRRTRATTDLPVCVGLGVSNAEQAAEVAGFADGVIVGSAFVKRMLDAPDEAAGLAGVRELAADLAKGVRSRG; the protein is encoded by the coding sequence GTGAGCGGCAACGTCGAAAAGCTGGACAAGGCGCTCGCGGACGCCAAGGCCGAGAACCGCGCCGCCCTCATCGCCTACCTCCCGGCCGGCTTCCCGACCGTCGACGGCGGCATCGCGGCGGTCAAGGCGGCCCTGGAGGGCGGCGCCGACATCATCGAGGTCGGCCTGCCGCACAGCGACCCGGTGCTGGACGGCCCGGTCATCCAGACCGCCGACGACATCGCGCTGCGCGGCGGCGTGCGCATCGCGGATGTGCTGCGCACGGTCCGCGAGGCGCATGACGCGACCGGGGCGCCGATCCTGGTCATGACGTACTGGAACCCCGTCGACCGCTACGGCACCGAGCGCTTCGCCGCCGAGCTGGCCGAGGCGGGCGGCGCGGGCTGCATCCTGCCCGACCTGCCGGTCGAGGAGTCCGAGGTATGGCGCAAGGCCGCCGAGCAGCACGGCCTGGCCACGGTCTTCGTGGTCGCGCCGAGCAGCAAGGACGAGCGGCTCGGCAAGATCACGGCGGCGGGCTCCGGCTTCGTCTACGCCGCCTCGCTGATGGGCGTCACCGGCACCCGGGTCAGCGTCGGCAACCAGGCCTCCGACCTGGTCCGCCGCACCCGCGCCACCACCGACCTGCCGGTCTGCGTCGGCCTCGGCGTGTCCAACGCCGAGCAGGCGGCGGAGGTCGCGGGCTTCGCGGACGGCGTCATCGTCGGCTCCGCCTTCGTCAAGCGCATGCTGGACGCGCCGGACGAGGCGGCCGGGCTGGCGGGCGTGCGCGAGCTGGCGGCGGATCTGGCGAAGGGCGTACGGAGCCGTGGGTAG
- the trpB gene encoding tryptophan synthase subunit beta produces MSSDDFFIPDPEGRIPSAEGYFGAFGGKFIPEALVAAVDEVAAEYDKAKTDPAFAAELNDLLVNYTGRPSALTEVPRFAEHAGGARVFLKREDLNHTGSHKINNVLGQALLTKRMGKTRVIAETGAGQHGVATATACALFGLDCTIYMGEIDTERQALNVARMRILGAEVIAVKSGSRTLKDAINEAFRDWVANVDETHYLFGTVAGPHPFPAMVRDFHRVIGVEARRQILERAGRLPDAAVACVGGGSNAIGLFHAFIPDAGVRLIGLEAAGHGVESGEHAATLTAGEPGILHGSRSYVLQDDEGQITEPYSISAGLDYPGIGPEHAYLKDSGRAEYRPVTDDEAMQALRLLSRTEGIIPAIESAHALAGALAVGRELGPEGLLLVNLSGRGDKDMDTAARYFGLYDDAGKGAGK; encoded by the coding sequence ATGTCATCTGACGACTTCTTCATCCCGGACCCCGAAGGCCGGATCCCCAGTGCCGAGGGCTATTTCGGCGCCTTCGGCGGCAAGTTCATCCCCGAGGCACTCGTCGCGGCCGTCGACGAGGTGGCCGCCGAGTACGACAAGGCCAAGACCGACCCCGCCTTCGCCGCCGAGCTGAACGATCTGCTCGTGAACTACACCGGCCGGCCGAGCGCCCTCACCGAGGTGCCGCGGTTCGCGGAGCACGCGGGCGGGGCGCGGGTGTTCCTCAAGCGCGAGGACCTCAACCACACCGGGTCGCACAAGATCAACAATGTGCTGGGCCAGGCACTGCTCACCAAGCGGATGGGCAAGACCCGCGTGATCGCCGAGACCGGCGCCGGGCAGCACGGCGTGGCGACGGCCACCGCCTGCGCGCTGTTCGGCCTGGACTGCACGATCTACATGGGCGAGATCGACACCGAGCGCCAGGCGCTGAACGTCGCCCGGATGCGGATCCTGGGCGCCGAGGTCATCGCGGTGAAGTCCGGCAGCCGCACGCTGAAGGACGCGATCAACGAGGCCTTCCGCGACTGGGTCGCCAACGTCGACGAGACGCACTACCTCTTCGGCACGGTCGCCGGACCGCACCCCTTCCCGGCGATGGTGCGGGACTTCCACCGCGTCATCGGCGTCGAGGCGCGCCGCCAGATCCTGGAGCGGGCCGGCCGGCTCCCCGACGCGGCCGTGGCCTGCGTCGGCGGCGGGTCCAACGCCATCGGCCTCTTCCACGCCTTCATCCCGGACGCCGGTGTCCGCCTGATCGGCCTGGAGGCCGCCGGCCACGGAGTCGAGTCCGGTGAGCACGCCGCGACCCTGACCGCCGGCGAGCCCGGCATCCTGCACGGTTCGCGCTCCTACGTACTCCAGGACGACGAGGGCCAGATCACCGAGCCCTACTCGATCTCGGCGGGCCTGGACTACCCGGGCATCGGCCCGGAGCACGCGTACCTCAAGGACTCCGGCCGCGCCGAGTACCGCCCGGTCACGGACGACGAGGCGATGCAGGCGCTGCGCCTGCTGTCCCGCACCGAGGGCATCATCCCGGCGATCGAGAGCGCCCACGCGCTCGCGGGCGCCCTGGCGGTCGGCCGCGAGCTGGGTCCGGAGGGCCTGCTGCTGGTCAACCTCTCGGGACGCGGCGACAAGGACATGGACACGGCGGCCCGCTACTTCGGGCTCTACGACGACGCGGGCAAGGGAGCGGGCAAGTGA